One genomic segment of Streptomyces sp. RKND-216 includes these proteins:
- a CDS encoding acyl-CoA thioesterase, producing MTEQASAGADGALPGKPTAAARTTLSQIMTAADTNLLGTVHGGVIMKFVDDAAGAVAGRHSGGPAVTASMDEMVFLNPVHVGDLVHVKAQVNWTGRSSMEVGVRVLAERWNESTPAVQVGSAYLVFAAVDENGRPRPVPQVVPETEQDKRRYQEAQIRRTHRLARRRAIKELREKRAAEGLDD from the coding sequence ATGACCGAACAGGCATCCGCCGGTGCGGACGGCGCCCTCCCGGGCAAGCCGACCGCCGCCGCACGCACCACCCTCAGCCAGATCATGACCGCGGCCGACACCAACCTGCTGGGCACCGTCCACGGCGGGGTGATCATGAAGTTCGTCGACGACGCGGCGGGCGCGGTCGCCGGACGGCACTCGGGCGGGCCGGCGGTCACCGCATCGATGGACGAGATGGTCTTCCTCAACCCCGTGCACGTCGGCGACCTGGTGCACGTGAAGGCGCAGGTCAACTGGACCGGCCGGTCCTCCATGGAGGTCGGGGTGCGGGTACTGGCCGAGCGGTGGAACGAGTCCACCCCGGCGGTTCAGGTGGGCAGCGCCTACCTGGTGTTCGCCGCGGTCGACGAGAACGGCAGGCCGCGCCCCGTCCCGCAGGTCGTGCCGGAGACGGAGCAGGACAAGCGCCGCTACCAGGAGGCGCAGATCCGGCGCACCCACCGGCTCGCGCGCCGCCGCGCCATCAAGGAGCTGCGCGAGAAGCGTGCCGCGGAGGGGCTCGACGACTGA